A region from the Panicum hallii strain FIL2 chromosome 1, PHallii_v3.1, whole genome shotgun sequence genome encodes:
- the LOC112876818 gene encoding uncharacterized protein LOC112876818, translated as MGVSLAQAVAALMGTCARRLSRAARRLHLRPGLAASFSSSRAIVPFFSGGGVIRKALSSSSKSKRRRKAEDDELSFRWEDGVWRKEIMMGERCQPLDFSGAIYYDAEGRRLEQPPTPRSPLRSPLPASVVLAANAGGH; from the coding sequence ATGGGCGTGAGCCTTGcgcaggcggtggcggcgctgatGGGCACGTGCGCGCGGCGGCTGTCGCGGGCGGCGCGCCGGCTGCACCTGCGGCCGGGCCTCGCGGCGTCCTTCTCCTCGTCGCGCGCCATCGTGCCGTTCTTCAGTGGAGGCGGAGTCATCAGGAAGGCGCTCTCGTCGTCGTCCAAGtcgaagaggaggaggaaggcggAGGATGACGAGCTGAGCTTCCGGTGGGAGGACGGGGTGTGGAGGAAGGAGATAATGATGGGGGAGCGGTGCCAGCCGTTGGACTTCTCCGGGGCCATCTACTACGACGCCGAGGGCCGCCGCCTCGAGCAACCGCCGACCCCGCGCTCGCCGCTGCGCAGCCCGCTGCCGGCGTCCGTCGTGCTCGCGGCCAACGCCGGAGGGCACTAG